One window of the Sporolituus thermophilus DSM 23256 genome contains the following:
- the carB gene encoding carbamoyl-phosphate synthase large subunit produces the protein MPKKAELQKVMVIGSGPIVIGQAAEFDYAGTQACRALKEEGLKVVLINSNPATIMTDDNIADRVYIEPLTPDFIEEIIAKERPDGLLPTLGGQVGLNLAVTAAERGVLERYGVKLLGTPLAAIKKAEDRELFRATMQQIGQPVPESIIVETLAEALHFAKNIGYPLIVRPAYTLGGTGGGIVHNDAELSEVVARGLKHSLIGQVLLERSLAGWKEIEYEVMRDGADNCIVVCNMENVDPVGIHTGDSIVVAPSQTLSDEEYQMLRSAALAIIRALGIEGGCNVQFALDPHSSRYYVIEVNPRVSRSSALASKATGYPIAKVASKIAIGYRLDEIPNAVTGKTMACFEPALDYVVVKFPRWPFDKFSYADRLLGTQMKATGEVMAIDRSFEAALLKAVRSLEIGLHGLNVAKFACLSTTEIREKLHSASDERLFLVAEALRRGVSIDEIHAITAIDRFFLAKIMNLVLMEQKLRQEKLSPRLLAAAKRMGFADQTIAAITEKCPSAIRKLRQEEGIIPCYKMVDTCAAEFEAVTPYFYSTYAQEDEAPPGSRRKVAVLGSGPIRIGQGIEFDYCSVHSVWALREMGVETVIINNNPETVSTDFDTADRLYFEPLTPEDVLHVVEKEQPDGIIVQFGGQTAINLAGPLARAGVPILGTSVESIDCAEDRKKFDALVERLGVPRPAGVSVTNMAEAREKAAVLGYPVVVRPSYVLGGRAMQIVYNENELVEYLTKAVQASTDRPVLIDRYIQGTEVEVDAIADGQDVLIPGIMEHIERAGVHSGDSIAVYPARTLGPGEITRIVDYTQRLALALNVRGLINIQFVIADGQVYILEANPRSSRTVPFLSKVTGIPMVRLATRIAMGETLAGMGYTTGLLPPKPFWAVKAPVFSFAKMQQVDIALGPEMKSTGEVMGIDYHYARALYKAMTAAGLAIPPSGAVLFAIDEQDQAAAVQVAAGFLALGYRLLATPGTDEFFRGQGLRVETVGDGLDSQSRILKLIQDGTISLIINTRLRGQQAVWDGFKIRRIAVEYGIPCLTSMDTVREFLFALASMRERRLVYVLALQDYVGKGDDYV, from the coding sequence GTGCCGAAAAAAGCAGAGCTACAGAAAGTGATGGTAATCGGGTCTGGCCCGATTGTTATTGGTCAGGCCGCTGAATTCGATTATGCGGGCACTCAGGCCTGCCGGGCGTTGAAGGAAGAGGGTCTAAAGGTAGTTCTCATCAACAGTAATCCGGCTACCATCATGACGGATGACAATATTGCTGACCGTGTATATATCGAGCCGTTGACCCCCGATTTCATTGAGGAGATAATTGCCAAAGAACGCCCCGATGGGCTTCTGCCTACTTTAGGCGGCCAGGTCGGCCTCAACCTGGCGGTTACGGCGGCCGAGCGGGGTGTTCTTGAAAGGTACGGTGTAAAACTGCTGGGTACTCCTCTCGCCGCTATAAAGAAAGCCGAAGACCGCGAGTTGTTCAGAGCTACGATGCAACAGATCGGCCAACCGGTGCCGGAAAGTATCATTGTCGAAACTTTAGCCGAAGCTTTGCATTTTGCCAAAAACATTGGTTATCCTCTTATTGTCCGGCCTGCCTATACACTGGGCGGAACTGGCGGTGGAATCGTGCACAATGATGCGGAGCTAAGCGAAGTAGTGGCCCGAGGCCTAAAACACAGTTTAATTGGCCAGGTATTGTTAGAACGAAGTTTGGCAGGGTGGAAGGAAATAGAATATGAAGTGATGCGTGATGGCGCCGATAATTGCATTGTTGTGTGCAATATGGAAAATGTTGATCCCGTCGGCATTCATACCGGGGACAGCATTGTCGTTGCCCCCTCGCAGACACTGTCAGATGAAGAATATCAGATGCTGCGAAGCGCAGCGCTTGCCATCATCCGGGCTTTGGGCATCGAAGGCGGCTGCAATGTGCAGTTTGCGTTAGATCCCCACAGCAGCCGTTATTACGTGATTGAAGTGAATCCACGCGTCAGCCGTTCTAGTGCGCTGGCCTCCAAAGCGACGGGCTATCCCATTGCTAAGGTCGCCAGCAAAATCGCGATCGGTTATCGCCTTGACGAAATTCCTAATGCTGTAACCGGGAAAACAATGGCCTGTTTTGAACCGGCTCTTGATTATGTTGTCGTGAAATTTCCCCGCTGGCCTTTTGATAAATTCTCTTACGCTGACCGACTGTTGGGGACACAGATGAAAGCAACCGGCGAGGTCATGGCCATTGACCGCTCGTTTGAGGCTGCCTTGCTGAAGGCTGTCCGGTCGCTCGAAATCGGTTTGCATGGTCTGAACGTTGCGAAATTTGCATGTCTTAGCACAACGGAAATCCGCGAAAAACTTCATAGCGCCAGTGACGAGCGTCTATTCCTTGTGGCCGAGGCGCTCAGGCGTGGCGTCAGTATCGATGAAATTCATGCTATCACGGCCATTGACCGTTTTTTTCTGGCCAAAATCATGAATTTAGTCTTAATGGAACAAAAGCTGCGTCAGGAAAAACTATCGCCGCGCCTGCTCGCGGCGGCCAAGCGGATGGGATTTGCCGACCAGACAATAGCCGCTATAACAGAGAAATGCCCTTCCGCAATCCGGAAATTGCGCCAGGAAGAAGGCATTATTCCATGTTATAAAATGGTCGATACCTGTGCCGCTGAATTCGAAGCAGTTACACCCTATTTTTATTCGACCTATGCCCAGGAGGACGAGGCACCGCCCGGTTCTCGCCGCAAAGTGGCTGTCCTTGGTTCCGGCCCGATCCGCATTGGCCAGGGCATAGAGTTTGACTATTGCTCTGTCCATTCTGTCTGGGCGCTACGGGAGATGGGCGTTGAAACGGTTATTATCAACAACAACCCGGAAACGGTCAGTACCGACTTTGATACTGCCGACCGGCTGTATTTTGAACCATTGACACCGGAGGACGTACTCCACGTCGTGGAGAAAGAACAGCCGGATGGTATCATTGTCCAGTTTGGCGGGCAGACAGCAATTAATCTGGCTGGCCCCTTAGCGCGGGCCGGGGTGCCCATCTTGGGAACCAGTGTGGAAAGTATTGATTGTGCCGAAGACAGGAAAAAATTTGACGCCCTTGTTGAGCGTCTTGGTGTTCCGCGGCCGGCCGGGGTGAGTGTGACGAATATGGCTGAGGCCAGAGAAAAAGCAGCTGTTCTCGGCTATCCCGTCGTGGTTCGTCCCTCCTATGTTCTGGGCGGCCGGGCCATGCAGATTGTTTACAACGAAAACGAACTGGTTGAGTATTTAACCAAAGCGGTTCAAGCGTCTACGGACCGCCCGGTGCTTATTGACCGGTACATTCAAGGTACGGAAGTGGAAGTAGACGCCATTGCCGACGGGCAAGACGTATTGATTCCGGGCATCATGGAACACATCGAACGGGCGGGTGTTCATTCTGGCGACAGCATCGCCGTTTATCCCGCGCGCACCCTCGGACCGGGCGAAATTACCCGAATTGTCGATTATACACAGCGGCTGGCACTGGCCCTTAATGTGCGGGGACTTATTAATATCCAATTTGTTATCGCCGACGGACAGGTCTATATTCTTGAAGCTAACCCCCGTTCCAGCCGGACGGTGCCGTTTCTCAGCAAAGTTACCGGCATACCTATGGTCCGGCTCGCCACGCGGATCGCCATGGGCGAAACCCTTGCCGGGATGGGGTATACAACAGGTCTGCTACCGCCAAAACCGTTTTGGGCGGTAAAAGCCCCCGTATTTTCGTTTGCAAAAATGCAACAGGTTGATATTGCGCTTGGACCGGAAATGAAGTCGACCGGCGAAGTGATGGGTATCGATTATCATTATGCCCGGGCGCTGTACAAAGCCATGACGGCAGCCGGTCTGGCCATACCGCCAAGCGGCGCCGTCCTGTTTGCCATTGACGAGCAGGATCAAGCAGCAGCGGTGCAAGTGGCGGCCGGCTTTCTGGCCCTAGGGTATCGCCTGCTGGCAACACCTGGTACGGACGAGTTTTTTCGGGGGCAGGGGCTACGCGTCGAGACGGTTGGCGACGGTTTGGACAGTCAGTCCCGTATTTTGAAACTGATCCAGGATGGCACGATTAGTTTGATCATCAATACCCGGCTTCGCGGCCAGCAAGCGGTGTGGGATGGTTTTAAAATACGCCGGATAGCAGTGGAATACGGCATACCCTGCCTAACATCCATGGATACGGTCCGCGAATTTTTGTTCGCTCTTGCAAGTATGCGTGAACGGCGTTTGGTTTATGTCCTTGCCCTGCAGGATTATGTGGGGAAAGGTGATGATTATGTATAG
- the carA gene encoding glutamine-hydrolyzing carbamoyl-phosphate synthase small subunit, whose protein sequence is MEGKLILADGSVFWGTMLESMHTVGEVVFNTGMTGYQEVLTDPSYSGQIVTMTYPLIGNYGVAAYFNQSRRPYVRGFVIGELCYTPSNWRAESSLAEFLKRHRIPCLYGVDTRALTRRIRASGVMMGVLAPANMGHEEVLALLSNADVVHLVEKVTTPIVYRLPRTGPRVVVMDFGVKRNILESLARTGCDLTVVPATTTAETILAMEPDGVFLSNGPGDPKEVPYAIATVKKLVGKKPIFGICLGHQILALALGGDTYKLKFGHRGANHPVKDLIAGRVFITSQNHGYAVAEASLHGTDLVVTHRAVNDGTVEGIRHRTLPVFSVQYHPEAAPGPHDNMYLFQQFYQLMI, encoded by the coding sequence ATGGAAGGGAAACTTATTCTTGCTGACGGGTCGGTTTTTTGGGGAACAATGCTGGAGTCAATGCATACCGTTGGTGAAGTGGTCTTTAATACAGGCATGACAGGCTATCAGGAAGTGTTGACTGATCCGTCGTACTCTGGCCAAATCGTGACCATGACATATCCGCTAATCGGCAATTACGGCGTGGCCGCTTATTTTAACCAGTCACGGCGACCATATGTCCGTGGTTTTGTTATCGGAGAACTATGTTATACGCCTAGTAACTGGCGGGCAGAGAGCTCGCTAGCGGAGTTTTTAAAGCGGCACCGTATTCCTTGTTTATATGGCGTCGATACCCGGGCGCTTACCCGGCGGATTCGGGCCAGCGGTGTGATGATGGGGGTACTGGCGCCTGCCAACATGGGACACGAGGAGGTTCTCGCCCTGCTTAGCAACGCGGACGTTGTTCATTTGGTTGAAAAAGTTACCACGCCAATCGTCTATCGGCTGCCCCGGACAGGCCCGCGGGTAGTGGTAATGGACTTTGGGGTAAAGCGAAATATTTTAGAGTCTCTCGCCAGGACCGGCTGTGACTTGACCGTCGTGCCGGCCACAACAACGGCCGAGACGATATTAGCCATGGAGCCAGATGGGGTATTTTTATCCAATGGGCCCGGCGACCCCAAGGAGGTGCCCTATGCCATAGCAACAGTAAAAAAACTTGTGGGGAAAAAGCCTATTTTTGGTATTTGCCTCGGCCATCAAATTCTGGCGCTGGCTTTAGGTGGGGACACTTATAAACTGAAATTTGGACACCGCGGGGCTAACCACCCGGTAAAAGATCTAATAGCAGGGCGTGTTTTCATTACGTCGCAGAACCACGGTTATGCGGTGGCAGAAGCGTCGCTTCACGGCACTGACTTGGTCGTTACACACCGGGCTGTCAACGATGGGACGGTAGAAGGGATTAGACACCGTACACTACCCGTTTTTTCTGTACAATACCATCCTGAAGCAGCGCCAGGACCACACGATAATATGTATTTATTTCAGCAGTTTTATCAGTTGATGATATAG
- a CDS encoding amidohydrolase, protein MDARIVELAKTLEAKTIARRRDFHRYAETAWTEFRTASIVADVLTELGYEVLIGDDVVAAEAMMGVPPANELERHRQRALAQGANPVWVEKMLGGKTGVVGVMDFGKPGPTVALRFDIDANDAVEAEDESHRPYRENFASVNKGAMHACAHDGHTAVGLAVAEILAALRADLAGRVKLIFQPAEEGVRGAKAMVVKGVVDDVDYLLGMHFGVTLRKTGQVACQTEGFLATTKLDASFTGVPAHAGAAPETGRNALLAAATALLNLHAISRHSQGASRINVGVMQGGTGRNVIPANAVIKLETRGTTSAINEYMYNEAVRIIEAAAQMHGCQVQIQEMGGAAGCGNDAELVARIRQTAERMGLFKEIVAAGNIGGSEDCTYFMERVQQRGGKAAYVMVGTELAAGHHDFRFDFNEEALVLASAFISGVAADLLTGK, encoded by the coding sequence ATGGACGCAAGGATAGTGGAATTGGCTAAGACGTTAGAAGCGAAAACGATTGCCAGACGCCGCGATTTTCACCGCTACGCCGAGACGGCTTGGACTGAATTTCGCACCGCATCGATAGTTGCCGATGTTCTAACCGAATTGGGATATGAGGTGCTGATCGGGGACGATGTTGTTGCGGCCGAGGCGATGATGGGCGTGCCGCCGGCCAATGAGCTGGAGCGTCATCGCCAACGGGCCCTTGCGCAGGGGGCAAATCCGGTTTGGGTAGAAAAAATGCTTGGCGGCAAAACCGGTGTAGTGGGCGTGATGGATTTTGGCAAACCGGGGCCGACCGTTGCCTTGCGATTTGATATCGATGCCAATGATGCCGTTGAAGCGGAAGATGAAAGCCATCGTCCGTATCGTGAAAACTTTGCGTCTGTTAACAAGGGAGCCATGCATGCCTGTGCGCATGACGGTCATACTGCCGTTGGCCTGGCCGTTGCCGAAATCTTGGCCGCTTTGCGGGCAGATTTGGCCGGGCGGGTGAAGCTCATTTTCCAGCCGGCGGAAGAAGGCGTACGGGGCGCCAAGGCGATGGTTGTCAAAGGCGTTGTCGATGACGTGGATTATTTGCTTGGCATGCATTTCGGTGTTACCCTGCGCAAAACAGGACAGGTAGCTTGCCAGACGGAAGGCTTTTTGGCCACAACCAAATTGGACGCCAGTTTCACCGGGGTTCCGGCCCATGCCGGCGCGGCTCCGGAAACAGGCCGGAATGCACTGCTTGCGGCCGCCACCGCTTTGCTTAATTTGCACGCAATCTCGCGGCACAGTCAAGGCGCGTCGCGTATCAATGTCGGTGTCATGCAGGGTGGTACGGGGCGCAATGTCATTCCCGCAAATGCTGTTATTAAGCTGGAAACGCGGGGGACTACCAGTGCCATTAACGAGTATATGTATAACGAAGCGGTACGTATTATCGAGGCTGCTGCCCAAATGCACGGTTGTCAAGTCCAAATACAAGAGATGGGCGGTGCTGCGGGGTGCGGCAACGATGCCGAATTGGTGGCGCGCATTCGGCAAACCGCCGAGCGGATGGGTTTATTCAAAGAAATTGTGGCTGCCGGCAATATTGGCGGTAGCGAAGATTGTACCTATTTCATGGAGCGGGTGCAGCAGCGCGGTGGAAAAGCTGCCTATGTAATGGTTGGTACTGAGCTGGCGGCTGGGCATCATGATTTCCGATTTGATTTTAATGAAGAAGCCCTAGTCCTGGCGTCGGCCTTTATCAGCGGCGTCGCCGCCGACTTGCTCACCGGCAAATAA
- the dcuC gene encoding C4-dicarboxylate transporter DcuC: MVWVGGLIVLLTFYAIIKRYETRLVLFISGLLMALLSGKPLAAIDAFSAAMINSGLVPVIATVMGFAFVMKLTKCDMHLVHLLAGFLTKFRPILIPGTVLVTFAINIALPSAAGCAAAVGAILIPALISAGIHPAIAASAVLAGTWGSVFSPGSAHNPFIAKLANVDVMTVIAGHTQAAIAGAIVAAIALTAVAFFRKEDRGYQGAANLLDDKQEFKVNYLKALVPLVPLALLVLGSKQVHLIPEVTVPQAMIFGAILGFVATFTNPQEISKQFFAGMGEAYANVIGIIVAAAVFTKGMELIGLTGALIAAMKQSAHIAKAAATFGPFIIAVLSGSGDAATLAFNGAITPYAQQFGFGITQMGSQAFISGALGRSMSPVAGAAIVCAQLAGVNTLELTKRNALGMILAALVTMLLLL; the protein is encoded by the coding sequence ATGGTTTGGGTTGGAGGTTTAATTGTTCTCTTAACTTTTTATGCAATTATCAAACGGTATGAGACACGGTTAGTCTTGTTTATTTCCGGTCTGTTAATGGCGCTTTTGTCCGGCAAACCCCTTGCCGCCATTGATGCCTTCAGTGCGGCGATGATCAACAGCGGCCTTGTTCCGGTTATCGCCACGGTTATGGGTTTTGCCTTTGTGATGAAGCTGACAAAATGTGATATGCATTTAGTACATCTCCTGGCCGGGTTCTTAACCAAGTTTCGCCCCATTCTTATTCCGGGTACGGTATTGGTTACCTTTGCGATTAACATTGCTCTGCCAAGTGCGGCAGGCTGCGCGGCAGCAGTCGGCGCTATTTTGATCCCTGCCTTAATAAGTGCCGGTATTCACCCGGCTATTGCCGCCAGCGCCGTACTTGCCGGTACTTGGGGCAGCGTCTTTAGTCCTGGTTCGGCGCACAATCCTTTTATTGCCAAGCTGGCAAATGTGGACGTAATGACCGTCATTGCCGGTCATACTCAGGCAGCTATTGCCGGCGCCATTGTCGCCGCTATCGCTTTGACGGCCGTAGCCTTCTTCCGCAAAGAAGACCGCGGGTATCAGGGCGCCGCTAACCTGCTGGACGATAAGCAAGAATTTAAGGTTAATTATCTTAAGGCGCTTGTTCCCCTTGTTCCACTTGCACTTTTGGTACTGGGCAGCAAACAGGTACACCTTATCCCCGAAGTTACGGTGCCGCAGGCCATGATTTTTGGCGCCATACTAGGCTTTGTCGCTACTTTCACTAATCCCCAGGAAATTTCGAAGCAGTTTTTTGCCGGTATGGGTGAAGCTTATGCCAATGTTATCGGCATTATTGTTGCCGCCGCCGTCTTTACCAAGGGAATGGAACTTATCGGCCTTACCGGTGCGCTCATAGCTGCCATGAAGCAGTCGGCCCATATCGCCAAGGCGGCTGCTACTTTCGGACCGTTCATCATCGCGGTATTGTCCGGCTCCGGCGATGCGGCCACACTCGCCTTCAACGGGGCCATTACGCCTTATGCGCAACAATTTGGCTTTGGTATTACGCAAATGGGTTCCCAGGCATTTATTAGCGGCGCCCTTGGCCGTTCCATGTCACCTGTGGCCGGTGCTGCTATCGTGTGTGCTCAGCTGGCCGGGGTGAATACCCTTGAACTGACCAAGCGCAACGCCTTAGGTATGATTTTGGCCGCGTTAGTCACGATGCTATTACTTCTGTAA